A single Mesomycoplasma bovoculi M165/69 DNA region contains:
- a CDS encoding DNA gyrase/topoisomerase IV subunit B: protein MEYSAEKLKVLKGLEAVRKRPGMYIGSTDSQGFHHLVWEIFDNSVDEALAGFANKIWLTIKLDGSIEVADNGRGIPVDKHQSGKTGVELVFSDLHAGGKFSSDVYKSAAGLHGVGSSVVNALSSKVEVWVFRNKKSYFTAFENGGYLTQPTKEIDKTQKQGTTVRFWPDFKIFGKQEFDANLIAQRLQETSFLISNLEIHFSDERSGLSQVFLNKKGLIDFIEHLAKGKNKIHEKPIFFKGKQQEIELEFAFLYVDDSEENTFSFANNVKTNQGGTHINGLKNALIRAFNDYSRQKNLVKNKVEFEYNDIKNGLCAVVSLRIPEPILEFVGQTKDKLSTSAAKVVTEEVIYSSLMSYLQQNKEISSKIITHINQSYQNRMEEKQAKIESKTSKSVSKEQKILSGKLTPAQSKKPFERELFLVEGESAGGSAKLGRNRLYQAILPLKGKIVNAEKTKLVDLLKNEEIVAIISALGTGIGTSFNIKNLNYHKIIIMTDADTDGAHIQILILTFFFRYFKSLIQNGHVYIAQPPLYKLTYKNKEEMYIWDEQKLAEFLNKKPGAQIQRYKGLGEMNAAQLWETTMDPQNRSLIRVTMADENIIKDRIYTLMGDRADIRKEWIEQNVDFSLEDSFIKQLGEEKPNYEK, encoded by the coding sequence ATGGAATATTCAGCAGAAAAATTAAAAGTTTTAAAAGGTCTCGAGGCAGTTCGAAAACGTCCGGGAATGTACATCGGTTCTACAGATTCGCAAGGCTTCCATCATTTGGTTTGGGAAATTTTTGACAACAGTGTTGATGAAGCACTTGCTGGTTTTGCTAATAAAATTTGACTAACCATTAAATTGGATGGTTCAATTGAAGTAGCTGATAATGGGCGAGGAATTCCTGTTGACAAACACCAAAGTGGCAAAACTGGAGTTGAATTAGTTTTTAGTGACTTGCATGCCGGTGGGAAATTTTCTAGTGATGTTTATAAAAGTGCTGCTGGACTTCATGGAGTTGGTTCTTCTGTTGTAAATGCCCTTAGTTCAAAAGTTGAAGTTTGAGTTTTTCGTAATAAAAAAAGTTATTTTACAGCTTTTGAAAATGGTGGATACTTAACTCAACCTACTAAAGAAATCGACAAAACTCAAAAACAAGGAACCACTGTTCGCTTTTGGCCTGATTTTAAAATTTTTGGAAAACAAGAATTTGATGCCAATTTAATTGCTCAACGTTTACAAGAAACCTCTTTTTTGATTTCCAATCTTGAAATTCACTTTAGTGATGAAAGAAGCGGATTATCTCAAGTTTTTCTAAATAAAAAAGGGTTAATTGATTTTATTGAGCATTTGGCCAAGGGCAAAAATAAAATTCATGAAAAACCTATATTTTTTAAAGGAAAACAACAAGAAATTGAACTTGAATTCGCATTTTTATATGTTGATGACTCTGAAGAAAATACTTTTAGTTTTGCAAATAATGTTAAAACTAATCAAGGCGGAACTCACATTAATGGTTTAAAAAATGCATTAATTAGAGCCTTTAATGATTATTCAAGACAAAAAAACTTAGTAAAAAATAAAGTTGAATTTGAATATAATGATATTAAAAATGGACTTTGTGCAGTTGTTTCATTGCGAATTCCAGAGCCAATTTTAGAATTTGTTGGTCAAACCAAAGATAAACTTAGCACATCAGCGGCAAAAGTTGTAACTGAAGAAGTTATTTACAGCTCTTTAATGTCATACTTACAACAAAATAAAGAGATTTCAAGCAAAATTATTACACATATAAATCAATCTTATCAAAATAGGATGGAGGAAAAGCAAGCTAAAATTGAAAGTAAAACCAGTAAATCTGTTTCCAAAGAGCAAAAAATTTTATCAGGAAAACTAACTCCAGCACAAAGTAAAAAACCTTTTGAAAGAGAATTATTTTTGGTTGAAGGTGAATCTGCGGGCGGGAGTGCCAAGTTGGGCCGGAATAGGCTTTATCAAGCAATTTTACCCTTGAAAGGTAAAATAGTCAACGCTGAAAAAACCAAGTTAGTTGATTTACTTAAAAATGAAGAAATTGTTGCAATTATTAGTGCACTTGGCACTGGAATTGGTACTAGTTTTAACATTAAGAATTTAAATTATCACAAAATTATTATTATGACAGATGCTGATACCGATGGTGCACACATTCAAATTCTAATTTTAACCTTCTTTTTCCGTTATTTTAAGTCTTTAATTCAAAATGGACATGTTTATATTGCACAGCCACCTTTATATAAATTAACCTATAAAAATAAAGAAGAAATGTACATTTGAGATGAACAAAAGCTTGCTGAATTTTTAAATAAAAAACCAGGAGCTCAAATTCAAAGATACAAAGGACTTGGAGAAATGAATGCTGCTCAATTATGAGAAACAACTATGGATCCACAAAATCGCTCTTTAATTAGAGTTACAATGGCGGATGAAAATATTATTAAAGATAGAATTTATACTTTAATGGGAGATAGGGCTGATATACGTAAGGAGTGAATTGAACAAAATGTAGACTTTTCGCTTGAAGATTCTTTTATTAAACAACTAGGAGAAGAAAAACCAAATTATGAAAAATAA